In one window of uncultured Draconibacterium sp. DNA:
- a CDS encoding ParA family protein, whose product MEKETLFIAFSTQKGGVGKTAFTVLMSSYLHYVKGLEIAVVDCDYPQHSIAEIRQRDMEQVMKDNYYKQLAYKQFTALERKAYQVEKSMPEDAIDVAENLIDGATTQPDIIFFDLPGTLNSRGVVKTLGGMDYIFSPVSADRVVMESTLKFATMLNENLISVGKSDIKGLYLIWNMVDGREKNELYDVYENVIGELGLNILKTFVPDSKRFRRELTSGHKPVFRSTLFPAHNSLLKGSNLIALADEILETIKQ is encoded by the coding sequence ATGGAAAAAGAAACATTATTTATTGCGTTCAGCACACAAAAAGGAGGTGTTGGGAAAACAGCTTTTACCGTTTTAATGTCGAGTTACCTGCACTATGTAAAAGGCCTGGAAATTGCAGTGGTGGATTGTGATTATCCGCAGCACAGTATTGCTGAAATACGCCAGCGCGATATGGAACAGGTGATGAAAGATAACTATTACAAGCAATTGGCCTATAAACAATTTACCGCGCTTGAACGAAAGGCATACCAGGTTGAAAAAAGTATGCCCGAAGATGCCATTGATGTAGCGGAAAATCTGATCGACGGAGCAACAACTCAACCCGACATAATATTTTTCGATCTCCCTGGAACATTAAACAGCAGAGGTGTGGTAAAAACATTGGGCGGAATGGATTATATCTTTTCGCCGGTAAGTGCCGACCGTGTGGTTATGGAAAGCACGCTGAAATTTGCCACCATGTTGAATGAAAATCTGATTAGTGTAGGGAAAAGTGATATCAAAGGTTTGTACCTGATTTGGAATATGGTTGATGGTAGGGAGAAAAACGAACTGTATGATGTGTATGAAAATGTAATCGGCGAGTTAGGCTTAAATATTCTAAAAACATTTGTGCCCGATTCAAAACGTTTTCGCAGGGAACTGACTTCCGGCCACAAGCCTGTATTTCGCTCAACACTTTTTCCTGCTCACAACAGTCTTTTAAAAGGAAGCAACCTGATTGCGCTGGCTGATGAAATCCTAGAAACCATTAAGCAATAA